A region of the Mycobacteriales bacterium genome:
TTCGACAGCATCACCCTGCTGCTGCTCATCCTGGCGCCGGTGCTCTTCCTGTTGACGCTCGCGCTGTCCCGGACCCGGCGGCGCACGCTGCTGCAGCTCACCTTCGCCAGCGCTTTCACCCTGGTCGTCGTACGGCGGCTCACTTACTACATGGAGGGCCGGCTCGCCGGCGCGGCCAAACCGCAGAACCGCCCCGCGGTACGCGAGATCATCAGCACCGTGCTCGGCGGATACTTCACCCTCACCGCGTGGCTGCTGGCCGGTGCGCTGATCATCGCGGCCATCGCCCTGGTGACCGGTCCCTACCGGTGGGCCCGCGCCCTCCGGCACTGGATCTACGTCGCCGCAGTGGCGGTCGGCCACGCCGTCGCGGGGGTCTCCCGCGCCCTCTCCGGCCGGGCCAAAGACGACGGCACCCGCCGGTGGGTGGCCGCGCACAAAGGCTGGCTCTACGCCGGCGGCGCTGTCCTCGGGCTCATCCTGCTCCTCGCGATCGATATGACGCCGGTGTGGATCCTCGTCACCGTCGTCCTGGTCGGCGCCTACGAGTTCGGGGTCTACTGGCTCGCGAAGAGCCCGCCACCGGTGCCCGCGGAGCACAACGGCCACGGCGGGCCACCGCCGACGGTGGGGGTCGGCGCCCACCGGGGTGACGGGCAGCCGTAGCGGGAGCACCTCCGCCCGCCTTCGCGACCTTGATCGTGATCGGAAAGAGCCGCGGAACGCCGTACAAATCCGATCACGATCATGGAAATCGGGGCGGCGGTCAGCCTTCGACGCCGAGCACGAGCGGATAGACCCGCCCGGCGCCGGCGCGCCGTAACTGCCGGGCGATCACCGCGAGCGTCCAGCCGGTGGATCGGTAGTCGTCCACGAGCAGGACCGGCGCGCCGTCGAGACCACCGACCGCGCGCGCCAGATCGTCGGGCAGCTCGTAGGCGTCGTGGACGGCACGTAGCCTCTGCGCGCTGTTGGACCGGGTCGGCGCGGAGGCACCGACATGCGCGACGGTGCCGAGGTACGGCAGCCGGCCGATCTCGGCGATCCGGCCGGCGAGGCTCGCGACGAGCTGGGGCCGGGTGTGCGAGCCGACGCCGACGACCGCGGCCGGGCGCTCCTCCCATCCCCAGGCGGCGAGCACCTGCACCGCCGCGCCGAGCAGGTCCGCGGACAGGTCGCCGTCGGGACGGTCGGCGGCGAGGGCGTCGCGGACCCGGGGGCCGTAGCCGAGATCGGTGAAGCGGGCGACTGCGCGGCCCGGTTCGGTCGTCTCCTCGGCCGGGATCTTGCCCTTGAGGTCGATCCCCAGGGCCGTCATGGCCGTCGGCCATTGCCGTCGCGGGTCGATCGTGACGCCCGGGCGGGCCAGCCGGTCGGCCGCGGCCTGCACCGTGACGTCGGTGACGCCGGTGGGGAGCGCGATCCCGCCACAGTTGTCGCACCGCCCACACGCCTGCGCGTAGGGGTCGTCCAACTGCTCACGCAGGAAGAGCATCCGGCACCGGTCGGTACGCAGGTAGGCGCGCATCGCGGCCTGTTCGTCCCGGCGGACCTGCGCCACCTTCGCGTAGCGATCGGCGTCGTATTGCCAGGTCTCTCCGGTCGGCTCCCAGCCGCCACGCACCCGGCGGACCGCACCATCGACGTCGAGCACCTTCAACATCGTCTCGAGCCGCGTCCGCGATAGGTCGACGTAGGTCTCCAGCGCGGCGGTCGAAAGCGGCCCGCCGGCGTCGGCGAGCGCGGAGAGGGCGACGCGTACCTGACCCTCCTGCGGGAAGCCGGCCGAGGCGAAGTAGTCCCAGATCGCCTGGTCCTCGTGGCCCGGCAGCAGGATCACGTCGGCGCTGGCCACACCCCGGCCGGCCCGGCCGACCTGCTGGTAGTAGGCGATCGGCGATGCGGGCGCGCCGAGGTGGATGACGAATCCGAGGTCGGGCTTGTCGAAGCCCATCCCCAGCGCGGACGTGGCGACGAGCGCCTTGACCCGGTTGTTGACGAGGTCGTCCTCGGCGGCCAGCCGCTCGGTCTGCTCGGTCTGCCCCGAGTAGGCGGCGACGTCGTAGCCGTGGCCGCGCAACTGGTCGGCGACCTCCTGCGACGCGGCGACGGTCAGCGTGTAGATGATCCCGGATCCCGGCAGCTCGCCCAAGTGATCGGCCAGCCAGGCCAGCCGGGTCGGCTCGTCGGGCAGGTCGAGCACCGCGAGGCGCAGCGACTCGCGGTCGAGCGCGCCGCGCAGCACGAGCACATCGGCGTCCTCCTGGCCGAGGCCGAGCACGTCGGCGACGTCGTCGACGACCCGGCTGTTGGCCGTCGCGGTCGTCGCGAGCACCGGGATGCCGTCCGGGAGCTCGGTCAGCAGGGTGCGCAGCCGCCGGAAGTCGGGACGGAAGTCATGCCCCCAGTCGCTGATGCAGTGTGCCTCGTCGACGACCAGGAGCCCGCAGGTGGCGGCCAGCTGCGGGAGCACGTTGTCCCGGAAATCCGGGTTGTTCAGCCGCTCGGGGGACAGCAGCAGCACGTCGATGTCGCCGCGGCGTACGGCGTCGTAGGTCTCGTGCCACTGCTCGGTGTTGGTCGAGTTGATCGTCGCGGCGTGGATTCCGGCCCGCTCGGCCGCCGCGATCTGGTTACGCATCAGCGCCAGCAACGGGCTGATGATCACGGTCGGTCCGGCGCCGGCGTCGCGAAGGAGCCCGGTCGCCACGAAGTAGACGGCGCTCTTGCCCCATCCGGTGCGCTGCACGACCAGCGCCCGCCGGCGGTCCGCGACCAGCGCCTCGATCGCGGTCCACTGGTCGGACCGCAGCGTCGCGTCGTCGCCTGCAAGCGCCCGCAGCAGCGTCTCGGCCTGAGGTCGCGACGCAGTGCTGCTGTGAACCGGCATACGACCATCGTCCCAGCCGGCGCCGACAACCCAACACCGGCGGCCGGCACCGGCGGCATTCCGAGGGGGAGAACCCGAAAGGTGCGACCCGGAGTGGGCGAGGGGGGAGTTGAACCCCCACGTCCTTGCGGACACACGGACCTGAACCGTGCGCGTCTGCCATTCCGCCACTCGCCCGAGCGGTCTCCGACACTAGCATGCAGCGACCGGACGCCCGGACCCGCGATCGGTCGCCGATACCCCCGCTGACCTGGCGTCGAGCACCCGCCCGGGTCCGCCTCGGGGTCCCCGGCACCGGCCAGGGCGACGCGCAGAGAGCCCGGCCCGACCGGCCCGGATACGATCAGCCCGAGGAAACGGAGGACGACCGTGGGTGTGCTGCAGCGCTTCGAGCAACGGCTCGAAGGCCTCGTGGGTGGCACCTTCGCGCGCCTGTTCAAGGGCCAGGTCGAGCCGGTCGAGGTCGCGAAGGCGCTCCAGCGTGAGGCCGAGGACAAGAAGGCCATCCTCGGCGCCAACCGGGTCCTCGTGCCCAACCGCTACACCGTCGAGCTCGGCCCGGCCGATCACGACCGGCTCTCCCCATGGGCCGGGCAGCTGACCCGCACCCTCGCCGAGATGGTCCAGGAGTACGTCGACGACGAGGGCTGGTCGGCCTACGGCGACATCGAGGTGGCCTTCGCCCGCAACGATGCGCTGCGCACCGGGGTGTTCCGCGTGAGCAGCGACGTCGACGTCGACGTCGGCCCCCGCCGGCGTCCGCACGACTCACTCTCCATGCCGGCCGTGCCGAGCGAATCCCCGAGCCAGCCCGCCGGCACGCCGCGCAGCGCACCCGGTCCGGCACCCACCCAGGCCGTGCCGCCCGTGCCGGCCCAGACACCGGCCGCGGCGACCGCCGCTCCCCGCCGGCCGACCCCGTCGCCCGTGCTGATCGTCGATGACTCCGGCCGGCGGTTTCCGGTGCGGCCCGGCTCGACCCTCATCGGCCGCGGGCAGGACGCCGACATCCGGCTCGCCGACACCGGCGTCTCCCGCCGCCACGCGGTGGTCCGGTACGACGGCCAGGCGGTGCTGATCGAGGACCTCGGCTCCACCAACGGGACGCTGGTCAACGGCCAGCGGGTGCGCACCTCCCGGCTCCAGCAGGGCGACGTGATCCGGGCCGGTCACAGCGTCATCGTCTTCCGGATCGAACCGTCGTGACCCCGCCGAGGCAGGGGCCGCGATGAACGCCCCCATCGTCATCCAGGCCATGCGCTTCGGCTTCCTCGTGCTGCTCTGGCTCTTCGTCTACGCGGCACTGCGGGTGGTCCGGTCCGACGTCTTCGGCCACTCCCGGCCGCGGCCGGCACCGAGTACGGCGCGGACGACGCAGGCCAGCAAGGCCAAGCCGAAGAAGCGCGGGCGGGCCGCGCGCCAGCTCATCGTGACGGCCGGTTCGCTGCAGGGCACCAAGATCCGCCTCGACGAGCAGCCGGTCACGATCGGGCGTGCCAACGACTCCACCCTGGTCCTGACCGACGACTACACGAGTTCCCGGCACGCCCGGCTCACCGCCCGCGACAACGACTGGTACGTCGAGGATCTCGGCTCGACCAACGGCACCTACCTCGACCGGACGAAGGTGGCCGGGCCGACCCTGGTGCGCCCCGGCGTACCGATCCGGATCGGCAAAACGGTCCTCGAGTTGCGCTCATGATCTCGACGGCCCCGTCGTCCGAGCCGTCCCGGAGTGCCCAGTGACCCTGGCACTGCGATACGCGGTGCGGTCCGATCGCGGCCTCACCCGCAGCAACAACGAGGATTCGGTCTACGCCGGTCCGCGGCTGCTCGCCGTGGCCGACGGCATGGGCGGCCACGTCGGCGGGGCGGAGGCGAGCCGCACGGTGATCGCGGCGATCACCCCGCTGGACGACGACAACCCGCACGGCGATCTCATCTCGCAGCTGCGCGATGCGGTCGACGGCGCCAACGCCGACCTGCGCCAGGTCGTCGCGGCGAAGCCCGAGCTCGACGGCATGGGCACCACCTTGACCGCCATCCTCTTCGCCGGCAGCCGTCTCGGTCTGGTGCACGTCGGCGACTCCCGCGGCTATCTGCTGCGCGGCGACCAGCTCGCGCCCATCACCCGCGACCACACGTTCGTGCAGTCGCTGGTCGACGAGGGCCGGCTCACGGCCGAGGAGGCGAGCACCCACCCGCAGCGCTCACTCATCCTGCAGGCCCTGACCGGCCGCGAGGTGGAGCCCGACCTGTCCATCCGCGAGGCCCGCCTCGGCGACCGCTACCTGATCTGCAGCGACGGCCTGTCCGACGTCGTCTCGGCCGAGACCATGGTCGAGGCGCTGCGGATCGAAGACCCGCATGGGGCCGCCGACCGGCTGGTCGAGCTCGCCCTGCGCGGCGGCGGCCCCGACAACATCACCTGCATCGTGGCCGACGTGATCGACGTCGAGTACGGCGACGACGAGCCGGTCGTCGACGGCGCGGCCGGCACCGGCGGACGCCGACGCCCACTGAGGCCCGACAGCGCAGCGGCGCGGGCCGCGATGACCGAGGCGGCGGCCGCCCCGCCGGACGACGACGGGCCCTCGGGTCCGGACGACGACGCGGACGACGAAGATGAGCCGCCGCGCCGGAGTCGCGCCCGGCGCAGGGTCGTGATCGGCTTGGCCGTGCTCATCGTCCTCGCCGGAGGCCTCTTCGGCTTCTACCGGTGGACCCAGACGCAGTATTTCGTCGGCGTGCAGGGCAACCGGGTCGCGGTCTACCGCGGTCTGCACGTCTCGCTCGCCGGGCTGCGGCTCTACCACCGGGTGGACACCAGCGCCCTGCGCCGCCAGGACCTGGTGCCGGTGGCCCGCAACCAGGTCGACAGTGGCATCAGCGCCGACAGTCGCGGGCAGGCCGACGCGATCCTCGCCAACCTGGTCAGCAACCAGACGCTCCCGCCCTGTCCGAAGCCGACCCCGAGTCCCACACCCACGCCGCGGCCGACACCGAGCGCGCGGTCCACCAAGCACACCCCGCCGGCCCGGTCGGGCCGACCCACCCCGAAGTCGACACCGACCCGCACCCCCTCGCCCAGCCCCGCGGTGCCGCTCCCCACCCAGGTGCGCGGGAGGGATTGCCGATGACCACGGCGATCCGCCAGGTGCCCCAGCGGCGCGGGGTCGAGTTGGCGATGCTGCTCTTCGCGGTCCTCGCCGTCGTGGCCGCCGACGCGATCGTGGATGAAAACACCCGGGGCCACCTCGAGAAGGACATCGTCTATTACGGCGTCGGGTTCGCGGTCATCTGGCTGATCGCCCACGTCGTGGTGCGCCTCGTCGCGCCGTACGCCGATCCGTTGCTGCTGCCCGCCGTCGCGCTGCTCAACGGTCTGGGTCTGGTGCTCATCCACCGGCTCGACTTCGCTGCCGAGGAGCAGGCGAGGCAGAGTGGTCAGCCGGTGCCGTCGTCGGACGCCCGGCTGCAGATCGTGTGGACCTGCATCGGATTGGCGTTGTTCATCCTCGTCCTGGTCGTCGTCCGCAACCACCGGGTGCTCTCCCGCTACGCCTACACCCTGGCCCTGGCCGGCCTCCTGCTTCTGGTGCTGCCCGCCGTGCTGCCGGCCCGGTTCAGCGAAGTCAACGGCGCCCGGGTCTGGATCCGGGTGGCCGGCTTCTCGATCCAGCCGGGCGAGTTCGCCAAGCTGACGTTGATCATCTTCTTCGCCAGCTACCTCGTGGCCAAACGCGACGTGCTGTCCCTGGCCAGCCGCCGGGTCCTCGGCATCGACCTGCCGCGCGGCCGCGACCTCGGCCCGGTCCTGGTCGGCTGGGTGATCAGCCTGCTGATCCTGGTGCGGGAAAACGACCTGGGTCAGTCACTGCTGCTCTTCGGCCTGTTCGTCGTGATGCTCTACGTCGCCACCGAACGCACCTCCTGGCTGCTGATCGGTATCGTGCTGTTCGTCGGCGGCGCCTACACGGCGTACATCGCATTCGCACACGTGCAGGAGCGGGTCGAGATCTGGCTGCACCCGTTCAAGTACCAGGCCGACCAGGGCTACCAGATCGTGCAGGCGTTGTTCGGTCTGGGCACCGGCGGTCTCTTCGGGACCGGTCTGGGTGCCGGACGTCCGGAGACCGTGCCGTTCGCGGCGACCGACTTCATCGTGTCCACGGTCGGAGAGGAGCTCGGGATGTTCGGCCTGGTCGCGATCCTGGTGCTCTACGCCGTGATCTCGATCCGCGGCTTCCGGATCGGCCTCGCCGTGCGCGACCCGTTCGGCAAGCTGCTCGCCACCGGGCTGGCCTTCTCCTTCGGCCTGCAGGTCTTCATCATCGTCGGCGGGGTCACCAAGCTGATCCCGCTCACCGGCCTGACGACCCCGTTCCTCTCCTACGGCGGGTCGTCGCTGGTGGCCAACTTCGCGCTCATCGCCCTGCTGCTGCGCATCTCCGACGCGGCCCGCCGGCCCGGGTCCGAGCCGGCCCCGCGGACGCCGACCGCGGAGGCGGCGACCGAGGTGGTGCGTCGATGAACAAGCCGATCCGCCGCATCGTGGTCGCCGTCCTCGTCCTGTTCGGCGCGCTCATCGCCAACCTCACCTACGTTCAGTTCGTCGAGGCCAACTCGCTGGCCACCAACCCGGCCAACTCCCGGGTGCTGCTCGGCGAATACGAGCACCCGCGCGGCAACATCGTCGCCGACCAGGTCGCGATCGCCTCGTCGAAGGCGACCAACGACCGGCTGAAGTATCTGCGTACCTACTCCCAGGGCCAGGTCTTCGCGCCGACGACCGGCTTCTATTCGCTGGTCTACGGACCGGCCGGCATCGAACGGGCCGAGAACAGCGTGCTGGCCGGCACCGACGACCGGCTCGCGCTGCGCCGGCTCTCCGACCTCTTCACCGGCCGCGACCCCAAGGGCGGCAACGTCGTCCTGACGATCTCGCGCAAGGCGCAGGAGACGGCCTACGAGGCGATGGCCAAACAGACCGGCGCGGTGGTCGCACTCGACCCGCGCACCGGTGCGATCCTGGCCATGGTGAGTACGCCGTCCTACAACCCCAACCTGCTGTCGTCGCACGATCCGGACAAGATCCGGGCGGCGTACAACCGGTTGATCAACGCACCGGGCGACCCGCTGCTCGACAAGGCGATCGCGCAGACCTACCCGCCGGGATCGACGTTCAAGACCGTGATCGCCGCGGCCGCCTTGAAGGCGGGCCGCACCCCGCAGACCCAGCTCCAGGCGCCTACCGCGCTGACACTGCCGCAGACCAGCCACCAGCTGCACAACTTCGACGGCGAGCAGTGCGGCAACGGCCAGACCGACAGCATGATCGACGCGCTGACGATCTCCTGCAACACCGCCTTCGCCAAGCTCGGCATGGACCTCGGCGAGAAGGCGGTCCGGCAGCAGGCGGAGGCCTTCGGCATCGACGATCAGAGCTTCCAGATGCCGCTGACCGTCGCGGGGAGCAGCATCGGCGACATCCCGAGCGCCGCCGCGTTGGCGCTGTCCTCGATCGGCCAGCAGGACGTGCGACTCACCCCGCTCCAGGCGGCGATGATCGCGTCGGCGATCGCCAACAAGGGCGAGCTGATGTCGCCGTACCTGGTCAAGCAGATCCAGGCCCCGGACCTCACCGTCGTCGACACCACCAAGCCGCAGTCCAAGGGCCAGGCGGTG
Encoded here:
- a CDS encoding RecQ family ATP-dependent DNA helicase, encoding MPVHSSTASRPQAETLLRALAGDDATLRSDQWTAIEALVADRRRALVVQRTGWGKSAVYFVATGLLRDAGAGPTVIISPLLALMRNQIAAAERAGIHAATINSTNTEQWHETYDAVRRGDIDVLLLSPERLNNPDFRDNVLPQLAATCGLLVVDEAHCISDWGHDFRPDFRRLRTLLTELPDGIPVLATTATANSRVVDDVADVLGLGQEDADVLVLRGALDRESLRLAVLDLPDEPTRLAWLADHLGELPGSGIIYTLTVAASQEVADQLRGHGYDVAAYSGQTEQTERLAAEDDLVNNRVKALVATSALGMGFDKPDLGFVIHLGAPASPIAYYQQVGRAGRGVASADVILLPGHEDQAIWDYFASAGFPQEGQVRVALSALADAGGPLSTAALETYVDLSRTRLETMLKVLDVDGAVRRVRGGWEPTGETWQYDADRYAKVAQVRRDEQAAMRAYLRTDRCRMLFLREQLDDPYAQACGRCDNCGGIALPTGVTDVTVQAAADRLARPGVTIDPRRQWPTAMTALGIDLKGKIPAEETTEPGRAVARFTDLGYGPRVRDALAADRPDGDLSADLLGAAVQVLAAWGWEERPAAVVGVGSHTRPQLVASLAGRIAEIGRLPYLGTVAHVGASAPTRSNSAQRLRAVHDAYELPDDLARAVGGLDGAPVLLVDDYRSTGWTLAVIARQLRRAGAGRVYPLVLGVEG
- a CDS encoding DUF3662 and FHA domain-containing protein, which translates into the protein MGVLQRFEQRLEGLVGGTFARLFKGQVEPVEVAKALQREAEDKKAILGANRVLVPNRYTVELGPADHDRLSPWAGQLTRTLAEMVQEYVDDEGWSAYGDIEVAFARNDALRTGVFRVSSDVDVDVGPRRRPHDSLSMPAVPSESPSQPAGTPRSAPGPAPTQAVPPVPAQTPAAATAAPRRPTPSPVLIVDDSGRRFPVRPGSTLIGRGQDADIRLADTGVSRRHAVVRYDGQAVLIEDLGSTNGTLVNGQRVRTSRLQQGDVIRAGHSVIVFRIEPS
- a CDS encoding FHA domain-containing protein; the encoded protein is MNAPIVIQAMRFGFLVLLWLFVYAALRVVRSDVFGHSRPRPAPSTARTTQASKAKPKKRGRAARQLIVTAGSLQGTKIRLDEQPVTIGRANDSTLVLTDDYTSSRHARLTARDNDWYVEDLGSTNGTYLDRTKVAGPTLVRPGVPIRIGKTVLELRS
- a CDS encoding protein phosphatase 2C domain-containing protein, translating into MTLALRYAVRSDRGLTRSNNEDSVYAGPRLLAVADGMGGHVGGAEASRTVIAAITPLDDDNPHGDLISQLRDAVDGANADLRQVVAAKPELDGMGTTLTAILFAGSRLGLVHVGDSRGYLLRGDQLAPITRDHTFVQSLVDEGRLTAEEASTHPQRSLILQALTGREVEPDLSIREARLGDRYLICSDGLSDVVSAETMVEALRIEDPHGAADRLVELALRGGGPDNITCIVADVIDVEYGDDEPVVDGAAGTGGRRRPLRPDSAAARAAMTEAAAAPPDDDGPSGPDDDADDEDEPPRRSRARRRVVIGLAVLIVLAGGLFGFYRWTQTQYFVGVQGNRVAVYRGLHVSLAGLRLYHRVDTSALRRQDLVPVARNQVDSGISADSRGQADAILANLVSNQTLPPCPKPTPSPTPTPRPTPSARSTKHTPPARSGRPTPKSTPTRTPSPSPAVPLPTQVRGRDCR
- a CDS encoding FtsW/RodA/SpoVE family cell cycle protein, with product MTTAIRQVPQRRGVELAMLLFAVLAVVAADAIVDENTRGHLEKDIVYYGVGFAVIWLIAHVVVRLVAPYADPLLLPAVALLNGLGLVLIHRLDFAAEEQARQSGQPVPSSDARLQIVWTCIGLALFILVLVVVRNHRVLSRYAYTLALAGLLLLVLPAVLPARFSEVNGARVWIRVAGFSIQPGEFAKLTLIIFFASYLVAKRDVLSLASRRVLGIDLPRGRDLGPVLVGWVISLLILVRENDLGQSLLLFGLFVVMLYVATERTSWLLIGIVLFVGGAYTAYIAFAHVQERVEIWLHPFKYQADQGYQIVQALFGLGTGGLFGTGLGAGRPETVPFAATDFIVSTVGEELGMFGLVAILVLYAVISIRGFRIGLAVRDPFGKLLATGLAFSFGLQVFIIVGGVTKLIPLTGLTTPFLSYGGSSLVANFALIALLLRISDAARRPGSEPAPRTPTAEAATEVVRR
- a CDS encoding penicillin-binding protein 2 is translated as MNKPIRRIVVAVLVLFGALIANLTYVQFVEANSLATNPANSRVLLGEYEHPRGNIVADQVAIASSKATNDRLKYLRTYSQGQVFAPTTGFYSLVYGPAGIERAENSVLAGTDDRLALRRLSDLFTGRDPKGGNVVLTISRKAQETAYEAMAKQTGAVVALDPRTGAILAMVSTPSYNPNLLSSHDPDKIRAAYNRLINAPGDPLLDKAIAQTYPPGSTFKTVIAAAALKAGRTPQTQLQAPTALTLPQTSHQLHNFDGEQCGNGQTDSMIDALTISCNTAFAKLGMDLGEKAVRQQAEAFGIDDQSFQMPLTVAGSSIGDIPSAAALALSSIGQQDVRLTPLQAAMIASAIANKGELMSPYLVKQIQAPDLTVVDTTKPQSKGQAVSPKVAGELTTMMKSVVDNGTGKPAQIPGVQVAGKTGTADNAPGKAPHAWFIGFAPANNPKVAVAVIIEHGGVAGNETTGGLAAAPVGKAVMQAVLSQRGGH